A window from Schistosoma haematobium chromosome 3, whole genome shotgun sequence encodes these proteins:
- a CDS encoding hypothetical protein (EggNog:ENOG41KOG3528~COG:O), whose product MKESAESQNHRARLCHLKLWPNFSGYGFSLRTDSFKHEHKVENVEPLSPSESGGLLNEDIILMVNNKTVDRLSHTDVVKVIKERSDVELLVAQPKDLAYFRKFPDVISAAIKNPIRCETSVEDLNKLTNAEKHLVKADSDTMNEIYQRKRSLLKANELTSRLQRHGCFGDGTVENGVRTCVNYGYANGVEH is encoded by the exons ATGAAGGAATCCGCGGAAAGTCAGAATCACAGAGCAAGACTTTGTCATTTAAAATTGTGGCCGAATTTTAGTGGATATGGCTTCAGTCTGAGAACAGACTCTTTCAAACATGAACACAAAGTTGAAAATGTTGAACCTCTTTCACCCAGTGAATCAGGAGGTCTACTCAATGAAGATATAATTTTAATGGTGAATAACAAAACTGTAG ATCGTCTCTCACATACGGATGTCGTGAAGGTTATCAAAGAACGATCCGACGTCGAATTGCTGGTTGCGCAACCGAAGGACTTGGCATATTTTCGAAAATTCCCTGATGTAATCAGTGCTGCAATTAAGAATCCCATACGGTGTGAAACTTCGGTAGAG gaCTTAAATAAACTTACTAATGCTGAAAAACACTTAGTCAAAGCAGATTCAGATacaatgaatgaaatttatcaACGTAAACGTTCTCTCTTAAAGGCAAATGAATTAACGAGTCGTCTACAACGCCATGGTTGTTTTGGTGACGGCACTGTTGAAAATGGAGTTAGGACATGTGTAAACTATGGTTATGCGAATGGTGTGGAGCACTAA